GGCATCACCGCTGCGCAGCCTGCCTCCTCCAGCCGTAACGCGAGTACCGGATCGTCATTGGTGTATGCCAGCACGGTGAATCCCTCGGCGACGAGCCGTTCGGCCGCCTCCAGGGTTTCCACCGGGTCGGGCAGCAGGGTGCGCTCGTCGGCATGCACCTCGAGCTTGATCAGGTCGGTCTCCAGCGCCTCGCGCGCCAGCTGCGCGGTGAGCACGGCCTCGGCGGCGCTGCGACAGCCAGCCGTGTTGGGCAGCAGCCGGATTCCCAGCCGCCGCAACAGTTCCAGCACTCCGGAGCCACCTTCGGCGTCCGCCTTGCGCATCGCGACGGTGGTCAGCTCGGTGCCCGAGGCGAGCAGCGCCTTCTCCAATATTGCCAAGTTTCCCGCGCCGCCGGTGCCGACAATCAAGCGCGAACGCAGCTTGTGTTCGCCAATGACCAACTGATCCTCGGACCCGTCGGGAAATTGCGTCTCCGATGGCATTTTCAACCTCCCTGCACCGCGGTGAGCACCTCGAGCCGGGCGCCGTCGGGGACGACGACCTCGTCCCACCGGCCGCGACGGACCAGCTCGCCGTTCAGCGCGACCGCGACCCCGCGGTGGGTGCGGCCCAGCGTCTCCAGCACGGTCGCGAGCGTGCTGCCCTCGGCGAACTCGTGCTGCTCGCCGTTCACGTTGACCTGCATTCAGACCATCTCCCTGAACCTCTCCGGGCGCGCGGCCAGTACGCAGTCCGGCTGCTCCTCGCCTGCGAGCATGGCCACCACCGCGTCCGCGGTGACCGGGGCGAGCAGCAGGCCGTTGCGGTGGTGCCCGGTGGCGACCAGCACGCCGTCACCGAGCGCACCGATCTGCGGCAGGTTGTCCGCGCTGGCCGCGCGCAGCCCGGCGGCCGCCTCGACCACCTCGTACTCCGCGATCGCCGGGAACACCCGCTCGGCCCCGTCCAGCAGCTCACGCAGACCCCGCGCGGTCACCGTCTCGTCGAACCCGGCCTCGTACTGGGTCGCGCCGAGCACCAGTTCGCCCCGCTCCCGTGGCACCAGGTAGCAGGGCCTGCCCTCCACCACCGCGCGCAGGGTGTGCGCAGGCGGCGGCAGGGCGCCGCGGCGGGTCCGCAGGCGCAGGATCTCGCCCTTGAGCGGGCGGACCCGGTCGGCGAGCTCGGCGTGCAGCCGCGCGCTCCAGGCCCCGGCCGCGATCAGCACGGCGTCGAAGGCGCGGGTCGTGGTGTGCGTGCGTACCCGCCGGGCCCCGACCTCCAGCGCGGCCTCCGGCACGAACCCGGCCCCGGCCGCCTGTGCGGCGTCGCGCAGGGCGACCAGCAGCCTGCGGTTGTCCACGGCGAGATCACCGGGCACCAGCAGCCCGCCGTGTACCGCGGGTCCCACGCCCGGTTCGGCACGCCGCAGCTCGCGCCCGGAAAGCAGGCGCGCCTGCCTGCCGAGGGAGGTGAGGTAGCCGGCAAGGACGTCCAGCTGCTCGGCGTCGGCACGGTCGAAGGCGGCGACCACCGTGCCGGCCTCGGACAACCCGGGGTCGGTCCCGGCGGCACGCAGCTCGGCGGCGAATCCCGGCCAGCGGCGCAGCGACTCCTCGCCCAGCTCGAGCACCTGCTCCTCACCGGGCCAGGCCTCGGTGACCGGGGCGAGCATGCCCCCGGCCAGCCAGGACGCGCTGCGGCCCGGCACTGGGTCGACCAGCTCGGGATCGAACGCGGGGTCGAACAGGGACACCCGGTGCCCCGCGGCCGCAGCGCGCCAGGCCACCGCGAGCCCGATCACGCCGCCACCGATGACGGCGAGGTCAACCCGGTCATTCATCGACGATCACGCTCCCTGCGCCGGCATGATCCGGATCAGGTTCCACGGTCGGAGCGGTAGCTCCCTCTCAGCCCGTACCCTCGGGCTCCCGTGCGGACACCTCCACGGTATCGCGCAGGTTACGGTGGCGCTATGCCAGGGCTCAGTGGTGACCAGATCCGGGACCGCCTCGCCGCGGCCCACCTGTACCTGTGTACCGACGCCCGGACCGAGCGTGGTGACCTCGCCGAGTTCGCCGATGCCGTGCTGGCCGGTGGGGTGGACATCATCCAGCTGCGGGACAAGAGCGGGGGCGCGCCGCTGGAGGCCAGGCAGGAACTCGCCGCGCTGGAGACCCTGGCGCGGGCCTGCGCCAGGCACGACGCGCTGCTCGCGGTGAACGACCGGGCGGATATCGCACTTGCCGCCGGTGCCGACGTGCTACACCTCGGCCAGGACGACATCCCGGTGCCGCTCGCCCGGCAGGTGCTCGGCGCGGACCCGGTGCTGGGCCGTTCCACGCATTCGGTGGCGCAGGCCGAGGCGGCCGCGGCGGAGCCCGGCGTGGACTACTTCTGCACCGGCCCGTGCTGGCCGACCCCCACCAAGCCGGGGCGGGACGCGCCAGGGCTCGACCTCGTCCGGGCCACCGCGGGTGCCGCGCCCGTCCGCCCGTGGTTCGCCATCGGCGGGATCGACCTGGAGCGGCTGCCGCAGGTGCGCGCCGCCGGGGCGGACCGGGTGGTGGTGGTCCGCGCGATCACCGAGGCGGACGACCCCCGCGCCGCCGCCGAGGCCTTCTCCCGCACCCTCAAGCCCTGAACGTGGCTTTCCGGACGTTGGACGTCGCGAACGGCACCATTGGGACATCTGACGTCGCGATCGCCACGTTCAGGGCACTTCGGCCGGGTTGGGGTTATCGCGGGTGCTATCGGCGTTGCTGGGCTCGACGGACCGGCTGGAGGTCGGCGGAGCGGAGCTCTCCGGGGTACTGGGGGTGGTCTCCGGCGTGCTGGTCGGCTCCGATGTCTCGCCGCCGCCGGTATCGCCGTCCTCCGGCTGCTGGGGCTCACCGGTGCGGGTCGGCGTGGTGGTGCCGGAGTCCCTGCCGCCCGGCGGCTCCCCGTCCTGGTCACCGCCCGCGGGCTGGCCCCCGCCACCGACGATGTTGCCGATGGTGCTGCCCTCCCCGCCGGAGACCGGCTTGCCGGTGGTCAGCTCGAACCCGGTCAGCACCAGCATCCCGATCAGGAAGGCGAGCACGCTGGTGGCGATGATCAACGGCCAGCGCAGCTTGCGCAGCCGGGTTGGCTCGCCCCGCTCGTCCGTGGCCGCCTCCTGGCCGGGCCGGGGCAGCAGCACGGTGCGGTCATCCCCCTCGGGCGCGCCATCGGCGCTGACCGCCTGCTGCTGCCGGGTCCGGCCACCGGCGAGCACCTGTTTGGACCGCAGCGCCGCCTGCCTGGTGCGATGCAGCGACCGCAGGTACAGCTCGCTGCCGATCGTGGTGGCCACGCTGATCACGCCGGCGCCGAGTACGGTGCCGTACACCCCGAGCGACGAGCCGAGAAACGCCGCCGTGACCGCCGCCAGCCCCGCGGCGAGCACCTGCAACGGCTTGAGGCCCGAACCCTCCGATTCCTCCGCTCTCTCGCTGCCGTCCTTCTCCTTGGGCATGTCTTTCGCTTTGCTCACGACTCCCCGAATCTCCCGCACTCTCAACGGGTAAGGCGATCGGGAGGCTCCCGGCGTTGCCGAAAGGTGAGCAGCACCACTGAACCACGACAAAATCCACAAAGGACAGTCAGTGTTTTACGATTATCTGACACACAGCGGGTTTACTCGCGAGCCTGCTCCACGGTGTCCACGCGTTGCATACTCGGCGGGCCCTCGACACCGCAGCAGGTCGGGCTCTCGGGTTCGGCTGGTGCCAGCACATCCCGCCGCACTCCGGTGGCGAGCAGGGCACCGAGCACGGCCAGGCAGGCGCACACCCACAACGAGGTCTGCCAGCCTGCGGTGAGCGCGTCCGGGTCCGCGTAGGCGGCACCGGAAAGCCCTGCCGCCGTGGGCAGCACGGCGATCGCCAGCAGGCTGCCGGTACGCGCGATGGCGTTGTTCACCCCCGAGGCGACCCCGGCGGCGTGATCCGGCGCCGCGGCGAGCACGGTCGCGGTCACCGGGGCGACCGCGGTAGCCAGCCCGAGCCCGAACACCACCACCGCGGGCAGCACGGAACCCAGATACGACGCACCGGGCACCACCCGCAGCAGCAACAGCATCCCGCCCGCGATCAGCAGCGGCCCGGCCACCAGCTGTGCGCGCGGGCCGATCCGGGTGGCCAATGCGCCGGAGCGGCCGGAGAGCGCGAGCATGATCAGGGTGATCGGCAGGCTGGCCAGCCCGGCCGCGGTGGGCGAGTAGCCCAGCG
The sequence above is drawn from the Amycolatopsis aidingensis genome and encodes:
- the thiG gene encoding thiazole synthase (functions in thiamine (vitamin B1) biosynthesis; in Bacillus subtilis this enzyme catalyzes the formation of thiazole from dehydroxyglycine and 1-deoxy-D-xylulose-5-phosphate and ThiS-thiocarboxylate), which translates into the protein MPSETQFPDGSEDQLVIGEHKLRSRLIVGTGGAGNLAILEKALLASGTELTTVAMRKADAEGGSGVLELLRRLGIRLLPNTAGCRSAAEAVLTAQLAREALETDLIKLEVHADERTLLPDPVETLEAAERLVAEGFTVLAYTNDDPVLALRLEEAGCAAVMPLGSPIGTGLGIRNPHNIELIVSRANVPVVLDAGIGTASDAALAMELGCDAVLLSTAVTRAQDPERMAFAMRSAVLAGRLASAAGRIPQRFWAQASSPPR
- the thiS gene encoding sulfur carrier protein ThiS produces the protein MQVNVNGEQHEFAEGSTLATVLETLGRTHRGVAVALNGELVRRGRWDEVVVPDGARLEVLTAVQGG
- the thiO gene encoding glycine oxidase ThiO, coding for MNDRVDLAVIGGGVIGLAVAWRAAAAGHRVSLFDPAFDPELVDPVPGRSASWLAGGMLAPVTEAWPGEEQVLELGEESLRRWPGFAAELRAAGTDPGLSEAGTVVAAFDRADAEQLDVLAGYLTSLGRQARLLSGRELRRAEPGVGPAVHGGLLVPGDLAVDNRRLLVALRDAAQAAGAGFVPEAALEVGARRVRTHTTTRAFDAVLIAAGAWSARLHAELADRVRPLKGEILRLRTRRGALPPPAHTLRAVVEGRPCYLVPRERGELVLGATQYEAGFDETVTARGLRELLDGAERVFPAIAEYEVVEAAAGLRAASADNLPQIGALGDGVLVATGHHRNGLLLAPVTADAVVAMLAGEEQPDCVLAARPERFREMV
- the thiE gene encoding thiamine phosphate synthase; amino-acid sequence: MPGLSGDQIRDRLAAAHLYLCTDARTERGDLAEFADAVLAGGVDIIQLRDKSGGAPLEARQELAALETLARACARHDALLAVNDRADIALAAGADVLHLGQDDIPVPLARQVLGADPVLGRSTHSVAQAEAAAAEPGVDYFCTGPCWPTPTKPGRDAPGLDLVRATAGAAPVRPWFAIGGIDLERLPQVRAAGADRVVVVRAITEADDPRAAAEAFSRTLKP